One genomic window of Enoplosus armatus isolate fEnoArm2 chromosome 19, fEnoArm2.hap1, whole genome shotgun sequence includes the following:
- the sytl3 gene encoding synaptotagmin-like protein 3 — translation MITGCRLKMDLSFFQALERERILEVLQRDKQLRAIEEDRIRSMKYELQELRRRGAKSFARQYGERTCARCQRPLGKFWNSGEVCHSCSHRICRKCRVCVGAAGWKCTVCHAYREVKIRSGEWFLEERAQKFPVTTDKYETVGEKLLKTYNMLNYISVVPPTPPPYLDYQFLGRSGDLKNSKPFTKSVEDLMVSFTSHIRKISASQNDVRGDLLRVDNSRRGSCFNYSTQKSLSDTDINKSSNLFKVPSLPNQFKKNKDSDHEGSSTGAEDETSFGSEYSGEQRGSNGSISTDCGLFESVSVAGELELALAYNTNTSCLEITVGACRNLSYGDAKKKRCQPYVKLYMLPEKSGKMKTTVKKNTTDPVYNEVLKYHIERHLLFGKRLQASVWHSGTLKRKVFLGEILIPLDGWRFEDKASQCFNWYPLCPKAESPEGGAVDPNGGDLLVRVKFSSKNQGELRQLGSLKYLQEKQSC, via the exons ATGATCACAGGCTGTCGTTTGAAGATGGATTTAAGTTTTTTTCAAGCTCTGGAGAGAGAACGAATCCTGGAGGTTCTtcagagagacaaacagctgcGTGCCATTGAAGAGGACAGGATAAG GAGCATGAAATATGAGCTCCAGGAGCTTCGGAGGAGAGGTGCAAAGAGTTTTGCCCGGCAGTACGGCGAGCGGACCTGCGCCCGCTGCCAGAGGCCTCTGGGAAAGTTCTGGAACTCCGGCGAAGTCTGCCACAGCTGCAGCCACCGGATCTGCAGGAAGTGCCGCGTGTGCGTGGGAGCGGCGGGCTGGAAGTGCACAGTCTGCCACGCCTACAG GGAGGTGAAGATCAGGTCTGGAGAGTGGTTCTTGGAGGAGAGGGCACAGAAATTTCCAGTCACCACAG ACAAATACGAGACTGTTGGAGAGAAACTGTTAAAGACCTACAACATGCTGAA TTATATATCAGTTGTACCTCCCACTCCTCCGCCCTACTTGGATTATCAGTTTCTGGGCAGATCTGGG GATTTGAAAAACTCAAAACCTTTTACCAAATCTGTGGAAGATCTAATGGTTTCCTTCACCAGTCACATTAGAA AGATTTCCGCTTCTCAGAACGATGTCCGTGGAGACCTGTTGAGAGTCGACAACAGTCGGAGAGGGTCCTGCTTCAACTACAGCACCCAAAAGAGCCTGTCTGACACCGACATCAACAAATCCAGCAAT CTCTTTAAAGTCCCAAGCCTCCCAAACCAgttcaagaaaaacaaagacagcgATCACGAAGGCTCCTCCACCGGGGCGGAAGACGAAACGTCCTTCGGTTCTGAGTACTCAGGAGAACAGAGA GGCAGTAACGGCAGCATCAGCACAGACTGCGGCCTCTTCGAGAGTGTCAGCGTGGCAGGAGAGCTGGAGCTGGCTCTGGCCTACAACACCAACACCTCCTGTCTGGAGATCACAGTCGGCGCCTGCAGAAATCTCAGCTACGGAGACGCCAAGAAGAAGAGGTGTCAGCC GTATGTCAAACTCTACATGCTGCCAGAGAAGAGCGGCAAAATGAAGACGACagtcaagaaaaacacaacagatccGGTTTATAATGAAGTCTTGAAG TATCACATAGAGCGCCACCTGCTGTTTGGAAAGAGACTGCAGGCCTCCGTGTGGCATTCAGGAACCCTGAAAAGGAAGGTGTTTCTCGGTGAGATCCTCATCCCACTGGATGGCTGGAGATTTGAGGACAAGGCCTCCCAGTGCTTCAACTGGTACCcgctttgtccaaag GCTGAGAGTCCAGAGGGAGGCGCTGTGGATCCGAACGGAGGAGATCTGCTGGTCAGAGTCAAGTTCAGCTCCAAAAACCAGGGTGAGCTCCGGCAGCTCGGCTCCCTTAAATATCTGCAAGAAAAACAGTCATGTTGA